In Thermomicrobiales bacterium, the DNA window GCAGAAAGTGGTTGTGCCACGGACTCGACTCCATCCTCATGAATCGCAACGTAGTAGCCCGCGGCAGGATAGGCTCAGATGCGGCGCGCGGCAAGTGGCCGAGACGCTTGCATCGTGTCGCGTGATACCGCACCATACTGCGCCATCACCTTGTCACTTGGGACAACGGAATCACGGAGAGACGCGCGGTGCGATACGACGAATGGCAGCTCGATGAAGACGACGACGAGCTGGAATACGGACAGACACGACGCGGGCGACGCCCAACGCAACGCGCGCGAACGCGCTGGGTTGAGAAGGTTGTCGAAGAAGACGAGATCGAAGACGAGTGGGAAACGGACCACGACCGGCGTGAGCGTGAACGACGACGAGCCGGGATTAGCGAGCCGTTCAAGTGCCGCAACTGCCGTGCATTCATCGGAGAGCCACCGTCCGGCGGACGCCAGCGCAACCACTGCCCGATGTGCCTCTATTCGCTGCACGTCGATCTCAAAACGCCCGGTGATCGCGCCAGCGACTGCCGCTCGC includes these proteins:
- a CDS encoding RNHCP domain-containing protein, with the protein product MRYDEWQLDEDDDELEYGQTRRGRRPTQRARTRWVEKVVEEDEIEDEWETDHDRRERERRRAGISEPFKCRNCRAFIGEPPSGGRQRNHCPMCLYSLHVDLKTPGDRASDCRSLMEPIGIFYRPSLEQVVVHRCLGCEAIRYNRVAADDNPILLEELPVLDEASLPDRDDDAG